One genomic segment of Sminthopsis crassicaudata isolate SCR6 chromosome 2, ASM4859323v1, whole genome shotgun sequence includes these proteins:
- the YTHDF1 gene encoding YTH domain-containing family protein 1 isoform X3, protein MSATSVDPQRTKGQDNKVQNGSLHQKDTVHDNDFEPYLSGQSNQNNSYPSMTDPYLSSYYPPSIGFPYSLSEAPWSTGGDPPIPYLTTYGQLSNGDHHFMHDAVFGQPGGLGNNIYQHRFNFFPENPAFSAWGTSGSQGQQTQSSAYGSSYSYPPSSLGGTIVDGQTGFHNDTLNKAPGMNSIEQGMVGLKIGGDVTTSAVKTVGSVNSAVMTGALSGNGGSSVNLPVSKPTSWAAIASKPAKPQPKMKAKSGPIIGGALPPPPIKHNMDIGTWDNKGPVSKAPAPQQIPSPQSLPQPQQQIVQPIPTQPPPLAQTQYQNPQQPPPNRWVAPRNRNAAFGQSGGTSSDSSSTGNAQTNSVPSGESHPVLEKLKAAHSYNPKEFDWNLKNGRVFIIKSYSEDDIHRSIKYSIWCSTEHGNKRLDSAFRSMNSKGPVYLLFSVNGSGHFCGVAEMKSPVDYGTSAGVWSQDKWKGKFDVKWIFVKDVPNNQLRHIRLENNDNKPVTNSRDTQEVPLEKAKQVLKIISTYKHTTSIFDDFSHYEKRQEEEEVVRKERQNRNKQ, encoded by the exons AATAATAGCTATCCCTCAATGACTGATCCCTACCTTTCCAGTTACTATCCACCATCTATTGGATTTCCTTACTCACTCAGTGAAGCACCATGGTCTACTGGTGGTGATCCACCTATTCCATATCTCACCACCTATGGACAGCTTAGTAATGGCGACCATCATTTCATGCATGATGCTGTTTTTGGACAACCTGGGGGTCTGGGAAACAATATCTATCAACACAGGTTTAACTTTTTCCCAGAAAACCCTGCATTTTCAGCATGGGGAACAAGTGGATCCCAAGGACAACAGACTCAAAGTTCAGCTTATGGAAGCAGTTATAGTTACCCACCCAGTTCTTTGGGTGGTACTATTGTTGATGGACAGACAGGATTTCATAATGACACTTTAAACAAAGCACCTGGAATGAATAGCATTGAGCAGGGAATGGTTGGACTTAAGATTGGTGGAGATGTGACAACATCTGCAGTTAAAACAGTAGGATCTGTTAACAGTGCTGTAATGACTGGTGCTCTTTCTGGTAATGGTGGATCAAGTGTAAACTTACCAGTTTCAAAACCAACATCTTGGGCTGCCATTGCCAGCAAACCTGCAAAACCACAAcctaaaatgaaagcaaaaagtgGACCCATAATTGGAGGTGCTTTACCTCCACCACCTATAAAACATAATATGGACATTGGTACTTGGGACAATAAAGGGCCTGTGAGCAAGGCTCCCGCTCCCCAACAGATTCCATCACCTCAGTCTCTCCCACAGCCACAACAGCAGATTGTTCAGCCTATTCCAACTCAGCCTCCTCCTTTGGCCCAGACACAGTATCAGAACCCTCAGCAACCACCCCCAAATCGCTGGGTAGCCCCTCGAAACCGAAATGCAGCTTTTGGACAAAGTGGAGGAACCAGTAGCGATAGCAGCTCTACTGGAAATGCCCAAACTAATTCTGTTCCAAGTGGAGAATCACACCCTGTCCTTGAAAAACTGAAAGCTGCCCATAGTTATAACCCTAAAGAATTTGATTGGAACCTTAAAAATGGACGTGTGTTCATAATAAAGAGCTATTCTGAGGATGATATTCACCGTTCCATTAAATACTCCATTTGGTGTAGCACAGAACATGGAAACAAACGTTTGGACAGTGCTTTTCGCTCTATGAACAGTAAGGGTCCTGTTTATTTGCTCTTCAGTGTCAATGGTAGTGGACATTTTTGTGGAGTAGCAGAGATGAAGTCACCTGTAGACTATGGCACTAGTGCTGGTGTCTGGTCTCAGGACAAATGGAAGGGGAAATTTGATGTCAAGTGGATCTTTGTCAAGGATGTGCCCAACAACCAACTTCGACACATCAGACTGGAGAATAATGACAACAAACCAGTTACAAACTCCCGTGACACACAGGAGGTACCCTTAGAAAAAGCTAAACAAGtgcttaaaattatttccacttacAAGCACACAACCTCCATCTTTGATGATTTTTCTCATTATGAAAAGCgccaagaagaagaagaagtagtacGCAAG gaaCGACAGAATCGAAACAAACAATAA